GCTGAGCGGTGGGCGGTGCGGTGTCCCGGGCCGGGCAGGATGGTCCCGTGAGCCAGGTCTGGACGACGCCGCACCGCCCGACCCCCGTCGACGCCGTCGTCGCCCTGCCGGGCTCGAAGTCGATCACCGCGCGGGCGCTCGTGCTGGCCGCGCTGGCCGACGGGCCGAGCCGGCTGGGCCGGCCGCTGCGGGCCCGCGACACCGAGCTCATGGCGGCCGGCCTGCGGGCCCTCGGCGTCCGCATCGACGACGACGGCGCCTCCCCCGACACCGACTGGCTGGTCACCCCCGGCGAGCTGCGCGGCCCCGCCGAGGTCGACGCCGGGCTGGCCGGCACCGTCCTGCGCTTCCTGCCGCCGGTGGCCGCGCTGGCCGCCGGCCCGGTGCGGCTGGACGGCGACCCGCGGCTGCACGAGCGCCCCAACGCGGGCCTGGTCGCGGCGCTGCGCGACCTCGGCGTCGAGGTCGACGACGGCGGCCGGGGCCGGGCACCGTTCACCGTGCACGGCACCGGCCGGGTGCGCGGCGGGCCGGTGACGGTCGACGCGAGCGAGTCCTCGCAGATCGTCTCCGGCCTGCTGCTGGCCGCCGCCCGCTTCGACGAGGGCCTCGACCTCACCCCGGCCGGCGGCGTCCCCTCGATGCCGCACGTGGAGATGACCGTCGTCGCGCTGCGCGAGCACGGCGTCGACGTGACCGCCACCGGCCGCGGCTGGCGGGTGGCGCCGGGCCCGGTCGCCGCCCGCGACCGCGTGGTCGAGCCCGACCTGTCCAACGCCGCGCCGTTCCTCGCCGCGGCACTGGTCACCGGCGGGCGCGTGACCGTCCCCGACTGGCCCGAGGTCACCACCCAGCCCGGTGCGCAGCTCGACCGCCTGCTGGGTGAGATGGGTGCCGACGTGCAGCGCGCACCCGGGGGGCTGCAGGTCACCGGCACCGGCACCATCGCGCCGCTGGTCGCCGACCTCGGCGAGGTGGGCGAGCTGACGCCGGTGCTCGCCGCGCTGTGCGCCCTCGCCGACGGCACGTCGCGGCTGACCGGCATCGGGCACCTGCGCGGACACGAGACCGACCGGCTGCAGGCCCTCGACGAGGTGCTCAGTGCCGTCGGCGCGCGGGTCGAGCAGCTGCCCGACGGGCTGGTGGTCACCCCCGGCCCGCCGCGCCCGGCGCTGGTCGACTCCTACGCCGACCACCGCATGGTGCACGCCGCCGCCGTCCTCGGCCTGGCCGTCGACGGGGTCCGGGTGTC
This region of Geodermatophilus bullaregiensis genomic DNA includes:
- the aroA gene encoding 3-phosphoshikimate 1-carboxyvinyltransferase, which encodes MSQVWTTPHRPTPVDAVVALPGSKSITARALVLAALADGPSRLGRPLRARDTELMAAGLRALGVRIDDDGASPDTDWLVTPGELRGPAEVDAGLAGTVLRFLPPVAALAAGPVRLDGDPRLHERPNAGLVAALRDLGVEVDDGGRGRAPFTVHGTGRVRGGPVTVDASESSQIVSGLLLAAARFDEGLDLTPAGGVPSMPHVEMTVVALREHGVDVTATGRGWRVAPGPVAARDRVVEPDLSNAAPFLAAALVTGGRVTVPDWPEVTTQPGAQLDRLLGEMGADVQRAPGGLQVTGTGTIAPLVADLGEVGELTPVLAALCALADGTSRLTGIGHLRGHETDRLQALDEVLSAVGARVEQLPDGLVVTPGPPRPALVDSYADHRMVHAAAVLGLAVDGVRVSGPEAVTKTLPDFRERWDGMLGATAGVGS